GTGTAGTATTCTTGCGATGCAATTTGGTGAGTCACACCCTATTATATGAGAGTACTATAACTTAGAAGACAATGAAATTGCATTTGAGATTGCTGGACATCCTACTTGTGGCGAAGTCGTGTCATCAAAGTGCACGAAAGTTGTCATGTGGCAATTAAGTGGACACTCCTTCTGTCTGGTAACTCACATTAACTATGATGCTTTCATGATGTGGATGTGGCTATACCAGGTACTATAGTTTGGCATTCCCGGCTAGACCTTTGACCAAGACAAGCCCAAGTGCTCTGGACCTTGCAAAGAAAGCTTCCAGGAAATGACCACAGTGATTCGCCATTAGTTCATCGACGTGTACATGTTTTGTATTTATATTCATATACACGAAAAATGTATTATACCCATCCCTGCTATGGCATAATTCAGATTACgaaattataaaaaaaattcaaattaTAAATTATCGTTGTGTAAAGACAAGATGATATCTTGATACTTGATGATATGCATTCTGCCACATCCAAAAAGATAAAATTTGGGGTGTCCACCGCTTCCTTGACGCCCCTACAATGTACTCTGTTTGAAACTATGTGCCATTTTATCTGGATGTGTCAACGTCTGCCGTGACTTTTGATGTGCTATTGCTCCAGTATGCTTTCTTTCTGGATCTAGGAAACATCTCCCAAGAAACAACCGAAGCAACCCAAGCTTAGCAAAAGCCAAAAACGGAAACTGGCTGGGAGAGTTCTGCCGACTGGAGAACTTCCTCGCGGCTACGACTGGGTAGACGTTGTCAAACATCTCTCGCAGACTGGCTCTGCCAGCGCCACTTGAAAATACAAACTTAAAAAAATGTGTAACAAGTTACGCATTGACGAGGAGGAGACGACAATTTTCTATCGTGCAAGAAGTGGTGACTGAAACGTAGGTGTAAATAAAAGTGTAGCATTCTATTTTCGCTCCATAGTAAATTTGTGCTAGTATTTCTATTGCCATGAACAACAGTCTGAAACAAGATCTGGAAATGGAGTTGGTTCCGAACATCCAAGTAGTTGTCTTCTACGTAGTCTGTGTAGATGCAGACTATGATTTCATTTTCTAGTATGGTTGCCAGTTGAGAAAAGGGTCTGGCTTTCAACAGTCTGAAGGCATTTAGAGTAATACCCCAGTCATATGGGAAATTGGATGACCTTCACattgaatgtcattcgttcGTGCTGCATAGAGctccacagcaaaatataacatcattcgcaaatgatgacAATGGTAGTCTGTAAAGTATTAGGTCTACACTATACTAGGTCAATTTCTTTGTCTCTTTCAAGCTTTTTTTGAAAAGAGCGTGGATTTTTCTGCCGTACCTGTTCATAATGATATGCGGGTTCAAAACATCCGCGACAAATAAATATGAAACTTTGGCGCTGAAGGTGTTATAGTCATCTAATGCTGCTGTTGGAATACATTTGCCTTCAAGTCGGCCACATAGCTGGCTGCATAGCAGACATGGTCGTCTGCTAGTGTTCGGACACACTTGAGATGTGTTATGTATCAATAAATTTCTTTGCTTAGAAAACGACGCTCTGACTAACACCACGACAGTTCCGAAAGTTGCTGCAAAAGGCTCTCCTGCTTGAACTACAACTACAGTCATGGTTTTAGGTGGCCTTTTTCCTCGTGCCACGAGTTTCCTAGTGCAGTATAACAGGCACTGACGATGATCTACGGTTAATGCAGTTGTTACTTGTAACAtctcatgtttttctttttttttttgcagacaattTCCAACTATTGTGCTCTCGCGATTCGAGATTTTTGACTGCACGTCCAAATGAGCTGCAATATCGTACTCCTTTATGGACATATGGAACACTCATTTATAGTATGTACGCAAGATACGAACACTCGCAACTAAAAGAACACAATGTATCCAGTTACAAGGAGGGTTTCTATggcaaggaaataaatgcacTTTTGTGCAAGTTTCTGTAATGTGTGTTAAAAAATAGCGTGTACGTATCAGTTTTTTTCCCAACTATCATTTTTAATAGCGAAGCTTTAACAAAATACATTGTCTGTAAATGTAAAGACAAACCAAAGGGTGCAGCAGAGACCCGCAGGTGACGAGCTAATTTTTGCTTCCGTTGCGCTTTTACACAAAACAGGTTTTTGACGAGATAACAGGAAACATCTTTATATGCTGGCAACTCATGTTCCTTTAATCTAGTACTGAGAAGCGACATTTACCACCATTCAATCGCCGCTATATGACCCGTGTGTCTTCTGTAGACCTGAAATACGACAGCTAGCAGCGCGATAGCCGTGGCGGCCACAAAGTACGGACCCAGCCGTCCCCTGTATAATGCACCGACGTATCGGAAGCACTTGCGGAGCTTGTTTTCCCTTTCCAAAACATTCTTCTTCCTTAATTCCTCCATTCTCAGTGCACGTTCTTGTCTGATTTTCGCTGGCGGGTGTTTTGCCATCAATTCACCAGCTCTGATTATGAGGTCTTCGAACGGGAGCTCTTCCTCAACAACTCTGGACAAGTAGGAGTGCACTGGTGCCAGATCGCAATCCAGGGCTAGGATCTCTTCCTGCTTGTGCATGACGATTGCCGCAGATAAATAGATGGGCATCCAGCTGTGACTGGCAAGAAACAAATCAAACAGTCTCACCACTGTGTCGTAATCGCTCAGGACGTGCCCAAACCAAGTGATCACCCAGCTCAGACAGAACATGATACCGACGCCGGCAGCTTCGAGGAATGATTTCAGCTTCGGATTTTCGTGCTCAAAAATCTGGTATACGTGCTCGAGCAGTTCAGCAGTGTGTGCCATCGTCTTTTCCATGAACACGCTCAAATTTGTCCTGGAAAGTTTTTCGACGAGAAGGAATCCGACTTCCTCGCCGAGGACCAAGAGTATCGTGACACAAATGTCGTGGTAGCCTTGGTAGTAATGGAGCTCGGGATTCTTCATCAAGACACGCATGATCATGAAAACGAGCTTGTCTTGCAGGGCAATGCGTTGCGCCTCGGCCACACTCGGTGGAAAGCGTCTGAGCGAACGCTTCACGTCGAGGACAACTTGCTGGTAGTAAGGGTGGTTCTCGATATCTTCCAAGGCTGGTCTCGGAGACGTTTCGTACACGTTAACGCCGCCAATTTTTGGCCAGACGAGACGTCGCACACCATCACTCACCAAACCGAGCTCGTTGATCGCGATAGATTTCAGCTCGCGCGTCCGACCGTTTTCGAGGGAACGAGATATCGCGCGAAATTTCCGAGCCTTGAAATTGTTCAGTACGCTGTCGTCTTGCTTTTGTGGGCTTTCTTCACCGTCCGAATGTTCATTCAGGCTCCGTGAGATGTGGTCGGGGAAAACGTCCCCTGTCATACCATTCATGGCGTGCTGGGTGCCCTCACCAGCGAAAGCTTTGCACTCCATACGTTTGAGTTCATCGGCTGGACCGTTCATCGGTTCAGCCAACTCACTTGAGTCGTCGACGACGTTCATTTTTGCACGGAAATGGAGCTCACTACCTCAGTATTTGCAGTGGGGTATGCTTATGTTACGCTCCACGGACAGACGGTGCGGAAAGATGCATATTGCATAGGCTATTCGACACATAAGCATAACGTAATGCGATGAAAGCGCAACCATAACCTTTATGCCTTGAAAGCAGAAAAGCGGAAACGGCAATAGCCGTCTCCAAATCCATTTGGATTAAAAAGCAGTGGATTATATTGGCTAATCGCTCGGTTTGGTTGCTAGACAAGCTTTGATTCGCGGCTGCGATACCGTGAAAAACGACTTCGTTGACCGTAGACTGTCGCGTTTATGGATATTTTGTTTCCAATGTACAAGTTTACAGCGTCTAATATCAGCGTAACCTAGATGAGAATGGATGAGAGATGAATGGTGATGCGTCCTTCGATGAGTCTTTTGATCGCCTCTCATGTTTACTCATGGCCATGCCACCATGGCCCGTAGCGGCATTTCTCTGTAGTTCTGCCTGTTCTGTTATTCTGGGGTTCTTTATCTTGGTATCTAATGTAGCCTATCTATAGGTCCGGATACGAACAACAAATATGTCAAACTTTCTTCTTGAGCGGGAGCTACCCAACTTAAAAGTGGCTGTGAACAATACGGGAATGgataacgacgacgacgaccttATGGATATGGATGACCAGAAAGCCGACATCGCCGAAACTGTATCTGACCGGAACCTGAATTCTCCCGATTCTCTCTCCGTGAAAGCTGCAAATGTGAGGTGGTCTTCTGTTTGAGTGTGATTTCAAGTCTGGTGTACACATATTGCTCGGTTTAGATGATCGAGTTCTAGATCGAGTGTCTAACGTGTTGACAAAGCATTGTTGATTTTCCTGTGCAGTTTCTTGTGTATAGTTATCTGTCTTTCTGTGTGATCATATCAGGACGATATGAAAGGTGACAACGATACTAAGGACTCTGCGAGCGATGGAACCCAATTGGAAGATCTTTATCGAAGTTTGGGGCTTCACCCAAGACGGGTACCAGGTAACAGATCTGCTTTAACACGTGTTAATGAATACGAGTTGTTTAATGACAGGTGCGAAATGTACATAACTGCAGTGCTGGCCTGCAaggtttttgtaatatacaccTAATACGTGTGTGCTGAAAAATAAAAGCTGAAAACGATGCCGGTATGAAAGAAATTGGGTTAGAAAACAGTAGTTAGGGAAGTCAAAAGATGTGTTTATTTGATCACGTCAAACGTTGCTGGTAAACCCTCCGTCTGCTTCTAATTTTTATATGTAGTATATATCTGTACATATATGCAGATCTGCAGTATCTGCACTTACCTTGTTCGCAAATGTGTTAAATAGATCAAGCTTTCCCAGTGCGGAATTTTTACCTTGTGACTGAGTGCCAACTTCATTCATTCTGTTTAACATTACATCTGTTTCTCCATCAACTTCCAAATATAGACACACATACATACTCATTTCAGCCGGTACACGCCTGGATACAGTTCATGTGCGTGGAGTCACAGACATGAGCACTGAAGATATTCTCGACTATTTCAAAGACTACAATCCAGTTTCTGTGGATTGGATAAATGACTACTCGTGTAAGTTGCAGTTGCGTTAtatcagtgatgggcagtacttgtaCCAATGGGAAGTACCAAGTAATCAGGTACAGCTTTAAGTACATTTTGGAgtacttttactttactttaagcaCATTTCTAGCTGTGTACTTTGTACTATAATTTTATTCGGGTCTTTTTGATCGAGTGTTCGAGTACCCAGCTGGTAATATAAGAAAGGACGCATCAGTAAAGAACTTTTGTGTCTGTTAAGGCCATTTTAGAACGAGACAATGTGGTGTGCACAAGCCCTGCCCTATCTCTTTCACTAGCAGATGATTCttggcagcaaataaaaagtGCTAACATGCTAGGAGAAGTATGGGTGAGGTTCTTGTAAACTAATTATCTCTAAATTTGTgcttcccaaaggaaatattttatGTGGCGATTCCTGAAGGTGGTAGGTTCATATCGTGCGGTAAAAGAGTTTAGGTACTGTAAGTCCCAATGATGACTGGCACTTGGTACAATTtcgaggtactttgcccatcactgcgtTTTATTATGTGTCTGTTTTAGGACACAAATGAATATTGTGTATCAGGTTTCAGGTACTCGTTTGAGTTGTCTACTTTCGCAAAGATTTCTGTTGCCTTTTCCAGACTGCATTTTGCAATTTAATTAGCTCACGCGAGGTTATCATTATTTGTGGTTATAAATGCTTTTTTCACACTTGATCTGGCAGCGTCGTAGTTAGTAAATCATGAAGTTTCAGTCCACCCGTAAACTTGATCTAATGCGCTTCAGCTTACATGTTGTGGCAAGCAAAAACTAAAACTCGAATTTGCCGAGAGACCTGCATCGTTTGTTCCTGCGAAATTCTCTTAAAATGTGAACGGCCATAGCTTGTGAACTAACCCCATTACAAAGTTGGATGATACACTTCCTGTTTGCTGCTCGGTTATTGCGTTCAAGTATTCAAAGCAGGTCTCTTTTGCAGGTAACGTGGTGTGGAAGGACGAGAAGGATGCAGCATTGACACTGTTGAGGATTTCACGTCCTGTTCTCATTAAAGGGACAGCATTAAAGGAAAAGGAAGCTGTTCAAAAGCCAAGCGGAAAATCTCCCCTCGACCGACCGTCCCAAGAGTCGTCAGTTGCACCGAAACCAGGTTGAAACCTTACAGTTCTCATAATATCCATAAATGGAGGCATTGAAAAAGAGAAACAGCTGGCGGCGCTAGCTTGCTGCTGAGTACTAACGTTTCCCAGATTAGAAGGCTGACACAGTTCAAAATCCCCTTCTTAACCCTCTATTATAAGCTGCTGTCTACAAAGAGGCCACACACTTTTGCTTCTTTGCAAACGTAGCGGTGATGCCCTCTTGTGACATTGTGTGCAGCATTCTGCGACTTCTGTCTCTCAGAGCTCTAAATTATTTCGGGAATTGTGGAAAAAGATAGTCGAGAGCGGtatagcagtgcaacacagctGATGCCGCAcatgcggaaagcattcgcacagTGTTCATTCAGTGTGTTTTGCCCGCACCAGCCCCACGCATGCGCTGATGGCGCCCCTTGTTTGTAAACCGTAAAGTGGTCCATTGAGAATTTTTCGAGAAATGGAAATTGTAAAGAAATGAGTAAGATAAGCAAAACATTTCTGGTACCTTCACGCGGTACTGGTTAAGGGTTAAAGTAATGGAACTAGAACGTACGAAAATAATGCTGGTGTAAGCCAATTGTTGGTAAAATATTCCCGAGTGCGGGGTGACATGCACTGAAACAAGCAGATGGCAGTTCCCTCCTCTTCAGGGAGAGGGCTCCTAACATGTCCTTTCTATTCCCTCTCCGTGCAATTTCAGTAGTTAAAGCTGCAGAATCTGTATCGAGTGAACTTTgtttcaaactttttttttctttaacacGCAGAAGAAATTGTTGTCATGTCAGAGGACGACGCCTCTGATGTGGAAGTTGAGAGTGGCAACTTGGATGGACCCTTGGAGGAGTTGGACATCTCCAAGTTGGATGTTCCCGTTCCTCCCGGCAGATGGCGTCGTGGCATCTCGCACTCCAAGGCTGCCGTCCTGCTTATGCGATTCTCAAACAAGTGTGAGCACCCTGGGATAGTGTTCGGGCCAAACAACTGAGTTCTTGAGATTTCTGGCTAACTGAAAAATAGTCGTTAGTAGGTTAGCTATCGCGAGAGCGTGAAAGTTTAATGAAAAATATCTACATACGCGAGTGTAAAAGAATTGCGCTACTATTTTATATAATAGGATATAATGGGACATAACTAACTGAGACAACAGCAAAGAGATTCACGTTGTTAGGTTGAGAAGTGTTACCACTGTGCCAAAAATCTGGGTACAGGGAGTATTGCAGTTGGTGCTTGAGAGATAATGGCCTCGTCACGTTCGTTTACCAGTCTTTGAGTCTAACTGTCATTTACCTTCCGTTTGTGAAATCACGCTATTTGTCTTACGTAGATGACAAGAAAACCACTGGGGCAGAAAAACGCAGCGAGTACTATAAGAAGTATGGCAATCCCAACTATGGAGGTGAATCTTTCCACATATCATTGTGTGCTGTGTTTTGTCAAATGCGGCGCAATCTCGTTAATTAGAAATATCTTAATTTGAACTCCCGGATAATTTGAACTGGTGCTCTCGTCCCATAAAAATCACGCATATTTCTATGGGGAAAAATGCCCAGTAATTCAAACACGTGAATGTGCGCGACAATTTATTCCAATGAGATTGCCTGGTCGCGCCTAACTACATATTGGCGCACCTCCCAGCGTGCTGTTAGTGTGTCAGGAACATGCTTACTTATTTAGTGCATGAACGTGTGGAACAGTGTGGCTTACTCGTAGCCTGCAAAGCAAGAAGCCTCGCTCTTTTATACAGGCCTCTTTGGTATATCCCAAATACCACCAAATATACCAGTTTTGATGTAGTGAGGTCATTTTCAAAAATAGGATACATACAACAGTCGCAGCATCCCAGCATGAGTGAAAAGCTCCTAAAAATGTACCTCACGATGCACATTAATGATAAGAGCTGAGTATATATCTACTCCTATACGAGGTGGAGTGCATCAGTGTTAACACGTTACCCACTGTGAGCACACGCGAGAAAATAAAGGTTTTCAAGGACAAGTCCATGCTTGAAGGTGTGTGGCATTCAGTCCTAGCTGTGCAGTGTACTGAAATGTGCATCTGATGGGCCTACTACGAAACTACTAGTGTTTTATGTTTCGTGAAAATTgcggggtaaaaatctggtgtTGTTTCAGGAGCTGTAGAATAGGGTAAAATcaggtgatattggataaaaagCAAATtctgggtgaaaaaaaaaaaagcgcttcTCTTATTTCAGATGAACACGAAATGCTTTCATGAATGCTTTTCATGAATGCGTAGTGCTCAGCGTTTCCTAGTAGTTATCTCTTAATACGTACATCATTGCATTGTGCAACATCATGGGTGATGAAattcctcattcatcatctcaatataaagttgttgttgttgcaacatCGTGACTACCTGACCTGACCTCTGGTTATCGCAGTTCTCGACTATATTTACAATAATACTTTGAGCAGAATGATGAAAAGGGCTGCTTTTCCAGGAATGACGGGACTGATAAGCCGGTCACGGAAAAGGCGGATGAGAGAGCAGATGAGCGACAATGCGGAGGGACAGAAAAGTGACGGAGAATTGGAAGGTGCGTTACTGAATTGGGTAACGGTTAATAACTCACTGAATTATGAATTCATTTATGCTGTTATAGTAATTTGAAACTGTCACCAGTGTCGTGATCTCTGTAGGAAAATGGGGAAAGTTGAGTGGGATTTCTCTGAGCTGACAGTGAAGGAATGGCGTGCAAGGTCGACTGCATTTCGGGTGGAGGTTGAAGCCCCATTAGCCTCATTGTCGTACAGTTTATGTGCTCATAAGAAATGGAAATTGTCAATAGCATTTTGAGATACGGGTTAAACGTTTGTGAAATGCGCAGAGGAAGCTGAAGCCGATGATCAAGATGAGCAGATGGAACCCAAGCGCATGCGAATGAAGATGTACGCTGACGAAGAGGAAGAAAAGATCCGTAAGAAAAAAATGTAAGTGTAAGTTGCAAGTGTCCTAGAATGCTCACAACTAGGGGTGTGCCAACGGAAAAAATTTTGACTGGGAATATTTTTCCAATAGCGGGAACTGGCATCAAATACGAATACTGAGACTAGAAATGGAATAGATTTAGAATCCAATTGGTGTAATGCTGAACAACACACAAACTTTTGTTATCCACTACTGCGGCACGTATCAACGCTCTTGCGTAACATAGCCTAATAGCAAACAGTTTGAAACGACCGTAATGGTATATATTAGCACATGGTGCACTCATAGATCATTGTGAAGGAACACGAGTTGGCTGATGTTGGCCAAAGGGTGAGGTCCCCATGAGGCCCACATTGCTTCAGTTCCGTCTTGTAGGGTTTGTTTGTTCTCATACGCTGACCAGTAAAAATCATTGAgcaaggcaacacgcaactctAATCACGAACGCAACTCTCAGTTGTAACAGTCACCATACATTAACTGCAGAGCAGCTCCTTTTACATTTGTGGCAAAATTTCTGGCACATAAGCCACACCTTCAGATAAGCCATAGCTAATACGTGGAAGATACACCATGCTATACACAGTGGACACACCCACACGAACCACAAGTGAAACGTACCATGTAAACGTTTACCCTctcatgatggaaagtaattgtttcGAGGGTGGAATATACaaacggacaaacacaacacaagcctcaagttgcctgggaacaGAACAGTTGAAATGTGGGAGCCATCGAAAAAGaaactgccatatttcaactctTCTCCCTCTCATTGTTGCCTCACGCTCTAAGTAATACGAGAGTTGTGAAGTTCTGTTATATTCTATTGTAATGTTATAAATGTGGAGCACGACACAACCCATCACTTTGGTTCTGAGCCCTTCGTATCTTTCTTAAACGTGTCATCATTATCTGAAACTTTGCGCAATTTTTGTGCACAGTCCCACCCTGTTCCTGGTTGTGCCATCGTATGTACTCCCCACTACAATTCTTTTGCAGAAGTAGGAGACGCACAAATGTCCCAACACCACCCACCCCTTGGTCGACCCCGGGCAACTCGCCTACATCAGACGAGGACCCCGCTCAGGGGAGTGGCTCCGTGTGGGACCGCCTCTCGGGGGGACGGCCAATCATCAGGCCCCAATATGTGGAACGTTCTCCTTCACCGGAAGAACCACAAGACACAAACAGGTGAGATGAGCTACTACTTAAATGAGCTGAAAGATGAGGAGTGCAAGGAGGACATTCCACATGCtttggagatgattggagtaagTCCCGGCCAGATCAACCACTTTGTTAAGCAGCCAATGGCCAACATTATATTCTCCCTGTGTTCCTGATGCACATAGTTTTCATTTAGACTCATTCGCTTACCAAAATTTggcaatggatatttcaacgtactTGCTTGTTTCAGAATTTCTTAAAAATATTATGGCTTTCAGTGACAACTGTCTT
This sequence is a window from Ornithodoros turicata isolate Travis chromosome 10, ASM3712646v1, whole genome shotgun sequence. Protein-coding genes within it:
- the LOC135370033 gene encoding TBC1 domain family member 20-like, which translates into the protein MNVVDDSSELAEPMNGPADELKRMECKAFAGEGTQHAMNGMTGDVFPDHISRSLNEHSDGEESPQKQDDSVLNNFKARKFRAISRSLENGRTRELKSIAINELGLVSDGVRRLVWPKIGGVNVYETSPRPALEDIENHPYYQQVVLDVKRSLRRFPPSVAEAQRIALQDKLVFMIMRVLMKNPELHYYQGYHDICVTILLVLGEEVGFLLVEKLSRTNLSVFMEKTMAHTAELLEHVYQIFEHENPKLKSFLEAAGVGIMFCLSWVITWFGHVLSDYDTVVRLFDLFLASHSWMPIYLSAAIVMHKQEEILALDCDLAPVHSYLSRVVEEELPFEDLIIRAGELMAKHPPAKIRQERALRMEELRKKNVLERENKLRKCFRYVGALYRGRLGPYFVAATAIALLAVVFQVYRRHTGHIAAIEWW
- the LOC135370032 gene encoding nuclear cap-binding protein subunit 3-like, yielding MSNFLLERELPNLKVAVNNTGMDNDDDDLMDMDDQKADIAETVSDRNLNSPDSLSVKAANDDMKGDNDTKDSASDGTQLEDLYRSLGLHPRRVPAGTRLDTVHVRGVTDMSTEDILDYFKDYNPVSVDWINDYSCNVVWKDEKDAALTLLRISRPVLIKGTALKEKEAVQKPSGKSPLDRPSQESSVAPKPEEIVVMSEDDASDVEVESGNLDGPLEELDISKLDVPVPPGRWRRGISHSKAAVLLMRFSNKYDKKTTGAEKRSEYYKKYGNPNYGGMTGLISRSRKRRMREQMSDNAEGQKSDGELEEEAEADDQDEQMEPKRMRMKMYADEEEEKIRKKKISRRRTNVPTPPTPWSTPGNSPTSDEDPAQGSGSVWDRLSGGRPIIRPQYVERSPSPEEPQDTNRGRQYVDLDDPRLRDDYDEWEDGDPYQPPLPRWADEGNDDDSGRVRGGRSLPSRLGPVSGGDLRSKLEALRRKRKTVETVTPLRISVVNDAD